The genomic region ACATCGTCGCTCGAGACGTCGTTCGATTCCGCCTCGAAGTTGAGGATGATGCGATGGCGCAACGCTGGCAACGCCACCGCGCGGATGTCGTCGTACGCCACGTTCAATCGCCCTTGCGTGAGGGCGCGGATCTTCGCGCCCAGCACGATCGCCTGCGCGCCGCGCGGACTGACGCCATAGCGTACATAGCGACGAATCGACTGGGTTGCGCGCGGATTCTCCGGGTGAGACGCCATCACCAATCGGACGACATATTCGCTCACACCGCTCGCAATGGGCACCTCGCGCGCCAATCGCCCCATCTCCAGAATTGTCTCCCCGGTGGCCGTGGGTTCGACCGAGAGATCGAGGCTGGACGTCGTGCGCCGCAGAATCTCGGCAAGATCGTCTTCGTTCGGAAACTGAACCAGCACTTTGAAAAAGAACCGGTCGAGTTGCGCTTCGGGGAGGGGATACGTGCCCTCCATCTCGACCGGGTTCTGGGTCGCAAGGACAAAGAACGGGGTTGCCATCGGATGGACCACATTGGCAACCGTGCAGGTTCGGTCCTGCATCGCTTCCAGAAGCGCTGACTGCGTCTTGGGCG from Thermomicrobiales bacterium harbors:
- a CDS encoding MoxR family ATPase, with the protein product MSIVEERMSVADFRERFERIQSEVAKIMVGQSDVVEEVLICILAGGHALLEGVPGLGKTMLVRTLADSLELTFSRIQFTPDLMPADITGTNILIETESRDRRFSFQRGPIFANLVLADEINRATPKTQSALLEAMQDRTCTVANVVHPMATPFFVLATQNPVEMEGTYPLPEAQLDRFFFKVLVQFPNEDDLAEILRRTTSSLDLSVEPTATGETILEMGRLAREVPIASGVSEYVVRLVMASHPENPRATQSIRRYVRYGVSPRGAQAIVLGAKIRALTQGRLNVAYDDIRAVALPALRHRIILNFEAESNDVSSDDV